From the Bacillus tuaregi genome, one window contains:
- the yunB gene encoding sporulation protein YunB: MAKLFRRMKHKRGPLPLRYVLLVTLVFFICSTLICLWVIEKELEPTLMSYAKSESRNIATLVINNAVDKQFNAAESEDLFRTIPNTDGSNNIQLDTEKIIRKQTEIVSLIHENIKEAEEGNTDVLRSLTDVEIEKKKHEEAKGINFSIPLGRATDNALLGNLGPDIPVEFYAIGDVQSDVKTKIEEFGINGGIIEIFIEVQVNIEIIVPFSSDITVVKRNIPIGMGVFRGDVPQFYNGNGNSTPAIQLPKE, translated from the coding sequence TTGGCGAAGCTTTTTCGCAGAATGAAACACAAAAGAGGACCGCTGCCGTTACGATATGTACTCTTAGTGACCTTAGTCTTTTTTATATGTTCAACCCTAATCTGTTTATGGGTAATTGAAAAGGAATTAGAGCCGACCTTGATGAGCTATGCGAAGTCGGAATCAAGAAATATCGCTACATTAGTCATCAACAATGCGGTTGATAAGCAATTTAATGCAGCTGAATCAGAGGACCTTTTTCGGACTATTCCTAACACGGATGGTTCCAATAATATTCAATTAGATACAGAAAAGATCATTCGTAAACAGACCGAGATTGTAAGTCTCATTCATGAAAATATTAAAGAAGCAGAGGAAGGGAATACGGATGTTCTCCGTTCTCTTACAGATGTTGAAATTGAAAAGAAAAAGCACGAGGAAGCAAAAGGAATCAATTTCTCCATTCCATTAGGGCGGGCAACCGATAATGCCTTGCTTGGTAATCTTGGTCCAGATATACCGGTAGAATTTTATGCAATCGGAGATGTGCAATCAGATGTCAAAACGAAAATAGAGGAATTCGGCATCAATGGTGGCATCATTGAAATATTTATTGAAGTGCAGGTCAATATTGAAATTATCGTTCCTTTTTCCTCCGATATTACGGTTGTGAAACGTAATATTCCAATTGGAATGGGTGTCTTCAGAGGCGACGTACCACAATTCTATAACGGCAATGGAAACAGCACTCCAGCCATACAACTGCCAAAGGAATAA
- the sufD gene encoding Fe-S cluster assembly protein SufD, translated as MTTEMKKTFEKEYISSFSKEMGEPGWLTELRVSALKQAESLPMPKPDKTKIDKWNFTQFEKHIIKSEDFTSFEELPESVKSLINVNEQDQTLYIQRNNRPTLLSLSKELQENGVIFTDIFTAAREHGELLQKYFMKDAVKVDEHKLTALHAALLNGGTFLYVPKNVELKDPVQAVFLHDDAEANVFNHVLIVAEDNSSATYVENYISTVEATDSVFNIVTEVVANQNAHVQYGAVDNLAKGVTTYVNRRGVAAKDARIGWSLGLMNDGNTISENTTNLIGDGSSGDTKSVVVGRGEQIQNFTTKIVHYGRNTEANILKRGVLKESATTIFNGIGKIEHGASKSNAEQESRILMLSEKARGDANPILLIDEDDVMAGHAASVGRVDPTQLYYLMSRGISQKEAERLVIHGFLAPVVDQLPIEGVKKQLVEVIERKVQ; from the coding sequence ATGACAACAGAAATGAAAAAAACTTTTGAAAAAGAGTACATCAGCTCTTTTTCAAAGGAAATGGGTGAGCCAGGCTGGTTAACAGAGCTTCGTGTGAGTGCTCTTAAACAGGCTGAAAGTCTTCCCATGCCGAAGCCGGACAAAACTAAAATTGACAAATGGAACTTTACACAGTTCGAAAAACATATAATAAAAAGTGAAGATTTTACTTCCTTCGAGGAACTACCTGAAAGTGTAAAATCTTTAATTAATGTAAATGAACAGGATCAAACCTTGTACATTCAACGGAATAACCGCCCAACACTTTTATCACTTTCAAAGGAACTGCAGGAAAATGGGGTCATATTCACTGACATCTTTACTGCAGCCCGTGAGCATGGCGAACTTCTGCAAAAATATTTTATGAAGGATGCTGTAAAGGTTGATGAGCATAAGCTAACTGCGTTGCATGCGGCTTTGTTAAACGGCGGAACTTTCTTATATGTTCCGAAAAATGTGGAACTGAAAGACCCTGTGCAGGCTGTCTTTTTACATGATGATGCTGAGGCAAATGTATTTAATCATGTGTTAATCGTTGCTGAGGATAATAGCTCTGCTACGTACGTTGAAAACTATATCTCGACTGTGGAAGCAACGGATAGTGTGTTTAACATTGTAACGGAAGTCGTTGCGAACCAGAATGCACATGTTCAATATGGAGCAGTTGATAATCTTGCAAAAGGCGTTACAACCTATGTAAACCGCCGTGGAGTTGCTGCGAAGGATGCGCGCATCGGCTGGTCACTTGGTTTAATGAATGATGGAAATACCATCTCTGAAAATACAACCAATCTTATTGGTGACGGTTCAAGCGGCGACACGAAATCAGTGGTTGTCGGCCGTGGTGAGCAGATTCAAAACTTTACGACAAAGATTGTCCATTATGGTCGTAATACAGAAGCAAACATCCTTAAACGCGGTGTCTTGAAGGAAAGTGCGACAACCATTTTTAATGGAATTGGGAAAATTGAGCACGGTGCATCGAAATCAAATGCTGAGCAGGAATCCCGTATTCTGATGCTAAGTGAAAAAGCCCGTGGGGATGCAAACCCAATCCTTCTTATTGATGAAGATGATGTAATGGCAGGACATGCTGCATCAGTAGGCCGAGTGGATCCAACACAGCTTTACTATTTAATGAGCCGCGGAATCTCACAGAAGGAAGCGGAGCGTCTTGTTATTCATGGATTCCTGGCACCTGTTGTCGATCAATTGCCAATCGAAGGGGTTAAAAAACAACTCGTTGAAGTCATTGAAAGGAAAGTTCAGTAA
- a CDS encoding bifunctional metallophosphatase/5'-nucleotidase produces the protein MNLEVIHIYHTNDLHSHFEKWPRINHFLAERRKWHQDAGEEFFLFDIGDHADRSHPLTEATQGQGNVQLLNEAGYHAVTIGNNEGITFPFDELDHLYDQRQFDVLLANLFYQDGHSPGWLKEHTIYETKKGVKMGLTGLTANYAHLYQLLGWQTADPIEALKQQVTRLKEKSDIIILLSHLGITDDERIGQEFPEIDVVIGGHTHHILHEGKMVDTSLLTCGGKWGMYVGHIRLVVDPASGTLVEKKAWLYDTNDLPSFEAEEEQINHLYKWGKDILSASVVSHDCEEKSKDELAQLLCKAIHDWCEADCAFMNEGLILNHLAGGTVTRYDLLKLCPHPINPAVVELTGAELKEVLVQTRDEKWKNLQIFGLGFRGKIMGEILYSGIDVKVEADYLHFYIHGKPIESEKIYKLAIPDMFTFGRFFPSIFRAKKKQYFLPEFLRHLLEWRLGETEKQIVK, from the coding sequence TTGAATTTGGAAGTAATCCATATTTATCATACGAATGATTTACATAGCCATTTCGAGAAATGGCCTCGGATAAACCATTTTTTAGCTGAGCGCAGAAAATGGCATCAGGATGCAGGAGAAGAATTCTTTCTATTTGATATTGGCGACCACGCCGACCGTTCACATCCTTTAACAGAAGCGACCCAAGGACAGGGCAATGTGCAGCTTTTAAATGAAGCAGGCTATCACGCGGTCACCATTGGAAATAATGAAGGAATCACCTTTCCATTTGATGAGCTAGATCATTTATATGATCAACGCCAGTTTGATGTATTATTGGCTAATTTATTCTATCAGGATGGCCATTCACCTGGTTGGCTTAAGGAGCATACTATTTATGAAACGAAAAAAGGGGTCAAAATGGGTCTTACAGGACTGACAGCCAATTATGCCCATCTTTATCAGCTTTTAGGCTGGCAGACAGCAGATCCCATTGAAGCGCTTAAACAGCAGGTCACACGGTTAAAAGAAAAGTCAGATATCATCATTCTGCTTTCCCACTTAGGGATTACGGATGATGAACGGATTGGACAGGAATTTCCAGAGATTGATGTTGTCATTGGTGGACATACTCATCATATTCTTCATGAAGGGAAAATGGTCGATACCAGCTTACTAACCTGTGGCGGCAAATGGGGAATGTATGTGGGTCATATTCGCTTGGTGGTCGATCCCGCATCAGGCACCTTGGTCGAGAAAAAGGCTTGGTTATATGATACGAATGATTTGCCTTCCTTTGAGGCTGAAGAGGAGCAAATCAATCATTTATATAAATGGGGCAAGGATATTCTCTCAGCTTCAGTCGTTTCTCACGATTGTGAGGAGAAATCTAAGGATGAGCTTGCCCAGCTGCTTTGTAAAGCGATCCATGACTGGTGCGAGGCAGATTGTGCCTTTATGAATGAAGGTCTCATATTGAATCACTTAGCAGGTGGCACTGTCACGAGGTATGATTTGCTGAAGCTCTGTCCGCATCCAATTAATCCAGCTGTTGTCGAGCTAACTGGTGCAGAACTAAAGGAAGTACTCGTGCAGACGCGTGATGAAAAATGGAAAAATCTGCAGATATTTGGTCTCGGGTTTCGCGGAAAAATTATGGGGGAAATCCTCTACAGCGGTATCGATGTAAAAGTTGAGGCAGATTATCTTCATTTTTATATCCATGGGAAACCGATTGAGAGTGAGAAAATCTATAAGCTGGCCATTCCGGATATGTTCACCTTTGGCCGCTTTTTCCCATCCATTTTTCGTGCCAAGAAAAAGCAATATTTCCTACCAGAATTCCTTCGTCACCTACTAGAGTGGAGATTGGGTGAAACGGAAAAACAAATTGTAAAATAA
- a CDS encoding HD-GYP domain-containing protein, producing the protein MRLVKTSSVEANTKLGKAIYNEQGRILINKGVALEGRMLKRLLELGITFIYIEDRQTEDLVIHDPISDPLKREALTTIATTFHKIYTEPLESKSFILEKSIKEYKAVIKHIMSELNEKPKLMSILSDVCVHDTYIFTHSLNVTLYSLAVGMELKLPSDKLEAIGLGALMHDIGKVSVPKEILMKPGKLNDEEYAVVKQHSTAGFELLRNTHTVPLLVSHCAFQHHERLDGSGYPRGLRGNDIHDYAKIVAVADVFDAVTSHRVYREAMLPHEGLEMLYAGSERHFHPKIVKAFQNSVAIYPVGITVSLNDGRKGVVVKQNKSLNDRPVVRIIETGGFPVEPYEINLAEELSLVVTECDTTYNGR; encoded by the coding sequence ATGAGATTAGTAAAGACATCATCTGTAGAGGCAAATACAAAGCTTGGCAAAGCCATATACAATGAACAAGGCAGAATATTAATTAATAAAGGTGTTGCTCTAGAGGGACGTATGTTAAAAAGGCTTTTGGAGCTTGGAATTACCTTTATCTATATCGAGGATCGCCAGACAGAGGATCTTGTCATCCATGACCCAATCTCAGATCCTTTAAAACGAGAAGCGCTGACCACCATTGCGACAACCTTTCATAAGATTTATACCGAGCCGCTTGAATCAAAATCCTTCATTCTGGAAAAATCCATAAAGGAATACAAAGCGGTCATCAAGCATATTATGAGCGAGTTAAATGAAAAGCCTAAATTGATGTCGATCTTGTCAGATGTTTGTGTCCATGATACCTATATTTTTACTCACTCCTTGAATGTAACTCTGTATTCATTGGCCGTCGGCATGGAGCTCAAGCTTCCCTCAGATAAATTAGAAGCCATCGGACTTGGTGCTTTAATGCACGATATTGGCAAAGTCTCGGTACCAAAAGAAATCTTGATGAAGCCTGGAAAGCTGAACGATGAAGAATATGCCGTTGTGAAGCAGCATTCTACCGCTGGATTCGAATTATTACGGAACACTCATACCGTACCGCTGCTTGTCTCCCACTGCGCCTTTCAACACCATGAACGGCTGGATGGCTCAGGCTATCCTAGAGGACTTCGGGGCAATGATATCCATGATTACGCCAAAATAGTAGCGGTTGCCGACGTTTTTGATGCGGTGACCTCACATCGGGTCTACCGGGAGGCGATGCTACCGCATGAAGGCTTGGAAATGCTGTACGCAGGCTCTGAGCGTCATTTCCATCCTAAAATAGTGAAAGCATTTCAAAATTCAGTTGCCATCTATCCAGTCGGCATAACCGTTTCCCTTAATGACGGTAGGAAGGGCGTCGTCGTGAAACAAAATAAATCGCTGAATGACCGTCCGGTTGTTAGAATCATTGAAACCGGTGGCTTTCCAGTTGAACCCTATGAAATCAACCTAGCAGAGGAGCTTTCACTTGTTGTAACAGAATGTGATACAACGTATAACGGCAGGTAA
- a CDS encoding sulfite exporter TauE/SafE family protein yields the protein MEFVILVILGFLAGTIGSLVGLGGGIIIVPALLFLGASTTLIGEVSPQVAAGTSLLVIIFTGLSSTIAYYKQKRVDYKSGLIFFIGSGPAGIFGAWVNKQLDVDTFSIWFGFFMIFISFVLMYKDKLKPLKRKPEKGIWRTYIDSAGNEQSYGFRPSVGIAISVLVGFLGGLLGIGGGSLMVPAMILLFFFPPHIAVATSMLLLFLTSITSSIAHIVMGNINWLYALALIPGAWFGGKAGALLNQKLPGKTIVTLLRIILIIVGIRLILSGL from the coding sequence ATGGAGTTTGTCATTCTTGTCATACTCGGGTTTTTAGCAGGGACAATTGGAAGTCTCGTTGGTCTAGGTGGGGGAATTATTATTGTACCTGCCTTATTATTTTTAGGAGCGTCAACCACATTGATTGGAGAGGTGTCACCGCAGGTTGCGGCAGGTACCTCACTTTTGGTGATTATTTTTACCGGCTTATCCTCGACGATTGCTTATTACAAGCAGAAACGTGTCGATTATAAAAGCGGACTGATCTTTTTTATTGGTAGCGGCCCTGCGGGAATCTTTGGAGCTTGGGTTAATAAACAGCTAGATGTGGATACGTTTTCGATTTGGTTCGGCTTTTTTATGATATTCATCTCGTTTGTTCTCATGTACAAGGACAAATTAAAGCCGTTAAAGCGAAAACCGGAAAAGGGAATTTGGCGGACCTATATCGATTCTGCAGGTAATGAGCAATCCTACGGCTTTCGACCGAGTGTTGGTATTGCGATATCTGTTCTTGTTGGTTTCTTGGGCGGGCTACTCGGTATTGGAGGCGGATCATTAATGGTCCCAGCGATGATTCTTTTATTCTTTTTCCCGCCCCATATAGCGGTTGCGACCTCGATGCTCTTATTATTTTTAACCTCCATTACCAGCTCCATTGCTCATATCGTGATGGGAAATATCAATTGGCTGTATGCACTTGCGCTTATACCTGGTGCCTGGTTTGGGGGAAAAGCTGGTGCACTCTTAAATCAAAAGCTTCCAGGAAAAACAATTGTGACACTATTAAGAATCATCTTAATAATAGTTGGCATTCGTCTCATCCTCAGCGGACTTTAA
- the sufC gene encoding Fe-S cluster assembly ATPase SufC: protein MAGSVLTIKDLHVSIEGKEILKGVNLEIKGGEFHAIMGPNGTGKSTLSSAIMGHPKYEVTQGSITLDGQNVLEMEVDERARAGLFLAMQYPSEISGVTNAEFLRSAINSRRGEGNEISLMKFIRSMDKKMEFLDMDPNMAQRYLNEGFSGGEKKRNEILQLMMLQPKIAILDEIDSGLDIDALKVVSKGINEMRSEDFGCLMITHYQRLLDYITPDYVHVMMQGRIVKSGGPELAEQLEAEGYDWIKQELGIEDETVGQEA, encoded by the coding sequence ATGGCAGGATCTGTACTAACCATTAAAGACTTACATGTCTCTATTGAAGGTAAAGAAATACTTAAAGGTGTAAACCTTGAAATAAAAGGCGGAGAATTCCATGCAATCATGGGGCCGAATGGAACAGGTAAATCTACTCTATCTTCAGCGATTATGGGACATCCAAAATATGAAGTGACACAAGGCAGTATCACACTAGATGGACAAAACGTATTGGAAATGGAAGTTGACGAGCGTGCCCGTGCAGGTCTATTTCTTGCCATGCAATATCCAAGCGAAATCAGCGGTGTAACAAATGCAGAGTTCTTACGTTCTGCGATTAACAGTCGCCGTGGTGAAGGCAACGAGATTTCCTTAATGAAATTTATTCGTTCAATGGACAAAAAAATGGAATTCCTTGATATGGATCCCAATATGGCACAGCGCTATTTAAATGAAGGCTTCTCAGGCGGTGAAAAGAAGCGTAATGAAATCCTTCAATTAATGATGCTTCAGCCGAAAATTGCCATCCTGGATGAAATTGACTCAGGACTTGATATTGATGCATTAAAGGTTGTTTCTAAAGGAATCAATGAAATGCGCAGTGAGGATTTTGGCTGTTTAATGATTACTCACTATCAGCGTCTGTTAGACTATATCACTCCTGACTATGTGCATGTCATGATGCAGGGACGTATTGTGAAATCAGGCGGTCCTGAGCTTGCAGAGCAATTAGAAGCAGAAGGGTATGACTGGATTAAACAAGAGCTCGGAATCGAAGACGAAACAGTCGGTCAAGAAGCGTAA
- a CDS encoding cysteine desulfurase yields the protein MNIKEIKQLFPILNQEVNGHPLVYLDSAATSQKPIQVIDAITNYYRQDNSNVHRGVHTLGTRATDAYEGAREKVRKFINAKSIEEIIFTRGTTTALNLVASSYGKANLKEGDEIVITYMEHHSNLIPWQQVAKDTGATLKYFPLQEDGTLSLDDVRATITSNTKLVAITMVSNVLGTMNPIKEIAKIAHDNGAVIVVDGAQGAPHVKLDVQDLDVDFLGFSGHKMCGPTGIGALYGKKKLLENMEPIEFGGEMIDFVGLYESTWKELPWRFEGGTPIIAGAIGLGAAIDFLEEIGLDNILEHEHKLAAYTLEKMSAIEGISIYGPKEAEKRAGVVTFNLSDVHPHDVATVLDAEGIAVRAGHHCAQPLMKWLDVSATARASFYLYNSEEDIDRLVEGLVKTKEYFSDVF from the coding sequence ATGAATATCAAAGAGATTAAGCAATTATTTCCTATTTTAAATCAAGAGGTAAATGGGCATCCATTAGTCTATCTTGATAGTGCAGCGACTTCACAGAAGCCGATTCAGGTCATTGATGCGATTACAAACTACTATCGTCAGGATAACTCGAATGTTCACCGTGGTGTTCATACACTTGGAACAAGAGCAACTGATGCATATGAAGGGGCCCGTGAAAAGGTCAGAAAATTTATCAATGCGAAATCGATTGAAGAAATAATTTTTACAAGAGGAACAACGACAGCTTTGAACCTGGTTGCTTCCAGCTATGGAAAGGCCAACCTTAAAGAAGGCGACGAGATTGTCATCACGTATATGGAGCATCATAGCAACCTGATTCCATGGCAGCAGGTGGCGAAGGATACCGGAGCAACCTTAAAGTATTTCCCACTTCAGGAAGATGGTACATTATCGTTGGATGATGTAAGAGCGACGATTACATCCAATACGAAGCTTGTTGCGATTACAATGGTTTCAAATGTCCTTGGTACGATGAATCCAATTAAGGAAATCGCCAAAATTGCTCATGACAATGGGGCTGTTATCGTAGTGGACGGAGCACAGGGTGCACCGCATGTAAAGCTAGATGTACAGGATTTAGACGTAGATTTCCTTGGCTTCTCAGGACATAAAATGTGTGGACCGACTGGTATTGGTGCCCTTTATGGTAAAAAGAAGCTGTTGGAAAATATGGAGCCAATTGAATTTGGCGGTGAAATGATTGATTTTGTAGGACTTTACGAATCTACCTGGAAGGAGCTTCCGTGGAGGTTTGAAGGCGGTACACCGATTATTGCCGGAGCGATTGGCTTAGGAGCCGCTATTGATTTTCTAGAGGAGATTGGGTTGGACAATATTCTCGAGCATGAACATAAGCTTGCCGCTTATACGCTTGAAAAAATGTCCGCGATTGAAGGAATTTCAATCTACGGTCCGAAAGAAGCAGAGAAACGGGCTGGGGTTGTGACATTTAATCTTTCCGATGTTCATCCACATGATGTTGCAACGGTCCTTGATGCAGAAGGAATTGCTGTCAGAGCAGGTCACCACTGTGCACAGCCGTTAATGAAATGGCTAGATGTATCAGCAACTGCCCGGGCTAGCTTTTATCTGTATAATTCAGAGGAGGATATCGATCGACTTGTGGAAGGACTCGTGAAAACAAAGGAGTATTTTAGCGATGTCTTCTAA
- the sufU gene encoding Fe-S cluster assembly sulfur transfer protein SufU: protein MSSNNLDTLYRQVIMDHYKNPRNRGVIEDESLTINMNNPTCGDRIQLTMKVENDIVVDAKFEGEGCSISMSSASMMTDAIKGRPVEEALKLAHTFSDMVQGKDVDVDDDDDLGDIEALQGVCKFPARIKCATLAWKAMEKALHEEDK from the coding sequence ATGTCTTCTAATAATTTAGATACCCTCTATAGACAAGTAATAATGGATCATTATAAGAACCCTCGTAACAGAGGCGTCATTGAAGATGAAAGCTTGACGATTAATATGAATAATCCGACCTGTGGGGACCGGATTCAGCTGACGATGAAGGTTGAGAATGACATTGTAGTGGACGCAAAGTTCGAAGGGGAAGGCTGTTCCATCTCGATGTCATCTGCATCCATGATGACGGACGCCATTAAAGGCAGACCGGTTGAGGAAGCGTTAAAGCTTGCCCATACCTTTTCAGATATGGTACAGGGAAAAGATGTGGACGTTGATGATGACGATGATCTCGGCGATATTGAAGCCCTGCAGGGAGTGTGTAAGTTTCCTGCTCGTATCAAATGTGCAACACTAGCGTGGAAAGCCATGGAGAAGGCTCTTCATGAAGAAGATAAATAA
- the sufB gene encoding Fe-S cluster assembly protein SufB, whose product MAKKAPEIGDYKYGFHDKDVSIFRSKRGLTKEIVEEISKMKNEPQWMLDFRLKSLDLFYSKPMPQWGGDLNSLNFDEITYYVKPSEKSEKSWDEVPDEIKQTFDKLGIPEAEQKYLAGVSAQYESEVVYHNMKEDLEAQGIVFKDTDSALRENEDIFREHWAKVIPPTDNKFAALNSAVWSGGSFIYVPKGVKVETPLQAYFRINSENMGQFERTLIIVDEGASVHYVEGCTAPVYTTNSLHSAVVEIIIKKDAYCRYTTIQNWANNVFNLVTKRAVCEANATMEWIDGNIGSKLTMKYPAVILKGEGARGLTLSIAIAGKGQHQDAGAKMIHLAPNTSSTIVSKSISKHGGKVTYRGQVHFGRKAEGARANIECDTLIMDNQSTSDTIPYNEILNDNISLEHEAKVSKVSEEQLFYLMSRGVSEQEATEMIVMGFIEPFTKELPMEYAVEMNRLIKFEMEGSIG is encoded by the coding sequence ATGGCAAAAAAAGCACCTGAAATTGGTGATTACAAATATGGCTTTCATGATAAAGACGTCTCCATTTTCCGATCAAAGCGCGGTTTAACAAAGGAAATTGTGGAAGAAATTTCAAAAATGAAAAACGAGCCTCAGTGGATGCTTGATTTCCGTTTGAAATCATTAGATCTTTTCTACAGCAAGCCAATGCCGCAATGGGGTGGAGATTTAAATTCATTAAACTTTGATGAAATTACGTACTACGTAAAGCCATCTGAGAAATCAGAGAAATCCTGGGATGAAGTTCCAGATGAAATCAAGCAGACGTTTGATAAGCTGGGAATTCCGGAAGCAGAGCAGAAGTATTTAGCAGGGGTTTCTGCTCAGTATGAATCAGAGGTTGTTTATCATAATATGAAGGAAGACCTGGAAGCGCAGGGGATCGTATTTAAGGATACGGATTCTGCTTTACGCGAAAATGAAGATATTTTCCGTGAGCACTGGGCGAAGGTCATTCCGCCGACAGACAATAAGTTCGCAGCGCTTAACTCGGCAGTATGGTCTGGTGGCTCCTTCATCTATGTTCCAAAGGGTGTAAAAGTCGAAACCCCATTACAGGCGTATTTCCGAATTAACTCAGAGAACATGGGTCAATTTGAGCGTACGTTAATTATTGTTGACGAAGGTGCTTCCGTGCATTATGTAGAAGGCTGTACAGCACCTGTCTACACAACGAATTCCCTACACAGTGCGGTTGTTGAAATCATTATTAAGAAAGACGCTTATTGCCGTTATACAACCATCCAAAACTGGGCGAACAACGTGTTCAACCTAGTAACAAAGCGTGCGGTTTGTGAAGCGAACGCGACAATGGAATGGATTGACGGAAATATCGGTTCTAAATTAACGATGAAGTATCCGGCTGTTATCCTAAAAGGTGAAGGTGCACGTGGTCTAACGCTTTCTATCGCGATTGCCGGTAAAGGACAGCACCAGGATGCCGGTGCGAAGATGATTCATTTAGCACCAAATACATCCTCAACCATCGTATCTAAATCGATTTCTAAGCACGGCGGTAAAGTAACGTACCGCGGTCAGGTTCACTTCGGCCGTAAAGCAGAAGGTGCCCGTGCAAACATCGAATGTGATACGTTAATTATGGATAATCAATCAACATCAGATACGATTCCATATAACGAAATCCTAAATGATAATATTTCACTTGAGCATGAAGCGAAGGTATCAAAGGTATCAGAGGAGCAATTATTCTACCTCATGAGCCGTGGTGTTTCTGAGCAGGAAGCAACTGAAATGATCGTTATGGGCTTCATTGAACCATTTACGAAAGAACTACCAATGGAATATGCCGTTGAAATGAACCGCCTCATCAAATTCGAAATGGAAGGTTCTATCGGATAA
- a CDS encoding YunC family protein, which yields MIDVSPIEISGHTFLSISVSLPKTNLLVVTSDKGYIMCGALDVGLLNAKLKDRKVIAGRAVGVKTIDQLLEAPLESVTLEAEAMGIHKGMIGKDAMLKMI from the coding sequence ATGATCGATGTTTCACCAATTGAAATTAGTGGACATACCTTTTTAAGTATCTCTGTTTCTTTACCCAAAACGAATTTACTTGTTGTCACAAGTGATAAAGGATATATCATGTGCGGCGCCCTTGATGTCGGATTGCTGAATGCGAAATTAAAGGACAGAAAGGTGATTGCCGGTAGAGCTGTAGGAGTCAAAACGATTGACCAGCTTCTAGAAGCACCGCTTGAATCGGTCACCCTTGAAGCAGAGGCAATGGGGATTCATAAAGGCATGATTGGAAAAGACGCCATGCTGAAAATGATCTAA
- a CDS encoding M23 family metallopeptidase: MRQALLCSLCFILLVVHEPVMAKAENKQTDHFAGRMELYQKIESVTNIPWYYLAAVDQYERNIRQSRKDLPKAEGLTGIYFPAEEWVGLTNPNRSDENPLTIQFFEGIGSDGDGDNKASLKSDADVLYSFARHILDYGTDHDNIKLALWNYYKRDKTVSIIMGKAKIYRHFGHLNLENHAFPVPLRSNHSYKNTWGDARGWGGRRIHEGTDIFASYGVPVRATSYGIVEMKGWNKYGGWRVGIRDINNNYHYFAHLNGFAKDLHIGQVVEPGQMIGSVGSSGYGPPGTSGKFPPHLHYGMYKDNGRTEWSFDPYPHLRLWERQERLRAK; the protein is encoded by the coding sequence ATGCGGCAGGCTTTACTTTGTTCGCTTTGTTTCATACTGCTTGTTGTACATGAACCTGTCATGGCAAAGGCAGAAAATAAACAAACCGATCACTTTGCTGGGAGAATGGAGCTATATCAAAAAATCGAATCCGTAACAAATATTCCCTGGTATTATTTAGCTGCTGTTGACCAGTATGAACGAAATATCCGCCAATCCCGAAAGGATTTACCAAAAGCAGAGGGTTTAACAGGTATTTATTTTCCAGCGGAGGAATGGGTCGGACTCACAAATCCAAATCGATCAGATGAAAACCCGCTTACGATTCAATTTTTTGAAGGGATTGGTTCTGATGGTGACGGAGATAATAAAGCATCCCTTAAAAGTGATGCAGATGTTCTTTATTCCTTTGCCCGCCATATTTTAGATTATGGTACTGATCACGATAATATAAAGCTGGCTTTATGGAACTATTATAAGCGTGACAAAACGGTCAGTATTATTATGGGAAAAGCCAAGATTTACAGGCATTTTGGACATTTGAATTTAGAGAATCACGCATTTCCTGTTCCGCTTCGCAGTAACCACAGCTACAAAAACACGTGGGGAGATGCACGGGGCTGGGGCGGCAGACGGATTCATGAAGGGACTGATATTTTTGCTAGCTACGGGGTTCCGGTTCGTGCGACATCGTATGGAATTGTCGAGATGAAGGGCTGGAATAAATACGGCGGCTGGCGGGTCGGGATTCGCGACATTAATAATAATTACCACTATTTTGCACATTTAAATGGATTTGCCAAGGATCTACATATCGGGCAAGTGGTTGAACCAGGTCAGATGATTGGCAGTGTTGGCAGCTCCGGTTATGGTCCTCCAGGTACATCTGGCAAATTCCCGCCTCATTTGCATTATGGAATGTATAAGGACAATGGAAGAACAGAATGGTCCTTTGATCCGTATCCGCATTTACGGCTGTGGGAACGACAGGAAAGACTACGAGCGAAATAG